In Salarias fasciatus unplaced genomic scaffold, fSalaFa1.1, whole genome shotgun sequence, a single genomic region encodes these proteins:
- the LOC115385647 gene encoding uncharacterized protein LOC115385647: MEEADDGIAVVGIGCNFPGGEGLDNFWKVLLEGKNCAVQIPKERFDVSSWYDPDDNKAGKSRTAKAALIDGYNEFDHRFFGISDSEVQQMDPQQKQLLQCVYRALENAGIPMEKASGTRTGVFFGIMNRDYETNAAQVHPSVINHWTGTGLAMSIAANRVSYIFNFTGPSLSIDCACSSSLVALHLACQSIKLGDSEMAVCGGVSCIIDPRLFVALSKARMISPDGTSKPFSRGADGYGRGEGCGVVLLKPLKKALQDRDNIWGVISKTAVNQDGHSVTPITKPSMTQQEELLRRVYSVSDLENVQYIEAHGTGTPAGDPTEAGSISNVIAKARPPGSKPLWIGSVKSNIGHTESAAGVAGLIKVLLMMKHKTIVPSVFYSDDSSSVDAKSLNIKIPQKTEKWKTSRVRTAGVNNFGFGGTNAHAIVTQHMQPCAEQKIDERQVNYFVMSANSLKSLSMTMEDTIKKLEADEEVHLQSLCYTSACRRSHQKHKFRKVIEISYITDLKEKLRASVGKNVTPASLDSKLVFVFCGNGLTYHGMCKQLLEKEPVFREKIAEISLCFQSLGSLNILKTLESETESSDFNNPDVIQPLLFAIQVGISTLLKHWGVKPDAVLGHSVGEVAAAHCSGLLSLEDAVKVIYFRSTLQRKVTGGTMLVVSNMPVSEVSSFLLPYAGKVCVAAFNSPQSCTLSGDASAIENVQKELSNSAIGPDLFLRLLDVPTAYHSHIMDPILSDIEKAIGSLHMNELNAELFSTVTGKEVQQGDFCTGEYWARNIREPVAFEQAVRSVAKDKRSLVFVEIGPRRALQRNIVETLGNGTAVLASVTPKKDHESVRSVVSQLFELGAPVDWNTFYRGYETMPLSFPQYQFDCSHRDVIIGAAQTNTQSDHPVLHQTGNGSNIFTCDLKSESSSYLTEHKHNGIPIIPGAFYAEVGLAAFMATAKPKVPLNSVQLSVSFHNPFVLSQKSPELKVQLEQKDQETTFTIHSPPALYASGTVILNEERLHEESCISLNSIQKRCTSVVSFKELYGYLSQAGFQYGDVFQNKADIHYGEELKEAFAPISVPEELMSQFYDYHIHPVVLDYLMQLLPVTVEHIFAGRPGFPAKIGSLKVFEPLQKEMIVYLRATDVGTNHFEVCGCFADREGRVLVEVEHVMIKYLGSHSHVVEEYFYHNVYSVIPGFSPVPPPKALVFGDPIGIAQGLQQHLDSNSRYVSFTHAKEILSSGFPSLLENLNITDIENNFDEVLFLWGKENLTSHSADVVLQNLTSCCEVFRQIVFHLKKIHFPNSIRAVTYCSSDITVDHINPGFALVGMTRSFAAEIPELSFQLIDISTVSAKDIEALSEVLRSYPCSSYPELVVKDGQILKPSVVRTTPETTDSSEGHYNSSMPETCVFQTNDACNMTQLSAIRFELDAKEMSETSVEIQPRKLCVHTSDYFPVSASHLKFGQTLYWNKHSSQKHKLLALDFSGTVTAVGKDVRKLKVGDHVAVCYPVVATSKVRVPEDVCYRTKRFPYLEKTPNVSHFVLAFEIVHRALPRANYQNDLGILCSGLKSALVKVLACACTKSGWNVTVSTQFNDSFVDVRHMEQMEACVILPPLDESLTAKVSTFPCIQHVVIICECPTQSVKTQEVIESLKGSVHVHTIQVSDIFQKGYLRAHKPHIQHWLKSLNFDRTLRNFTFQCEKSGSRCLDSEKPQSYFRAKKLAIVTLEKGDDRKLSAIPLLPTDTLLFRKRAVYIVSGGLSGLGFETVKFISQRGGEYIVILSRSKPKPDVQQEILNVEKQCGSSITSMECDISVSDHVDKVISAINLKFPGCPIRGVFHSAVVLRDGLIETLDRSLYEEVFRPKINGVLNLHHATQKCELDYFVCYSSVSAFLGNPSQTNYAAANTFLDLFCQYRRKLGLPGQSINWGAMNLGLLLNKEHFQRFLVAKGIMVLDVAEVHTSLEQCLVLNRPQQAVCRFHFRNIRNNILSQNRALKMRLSALVEEVLQKSKQMECEDIKADVVSPKLYVISLLSETIGLDQSELGDDTNLSSLGIDSMQAMTLQNLIFQERGVNVPLVKLLDPDATISTVITILSEAAQDVPHSPKAVPNADVTSSPPMRPIHLRSPANVQCVEPIVNPPTPTMAGPPEMACRHHKSRGIGATGLAVAAAKRPRNSKEQRALHHTALASLWRAVRSCDPSTTAAADAGPLTSDHWQPRRARLPVVVGL; encoded by the exons ATGGAAGAAGCTGACGATGGTATTGCTGTGGTGGGAATTGGATGTAACTTTCCAGGAG GGGAGGGGCTCGACAACTTCTGGAAGGTTCTACTGGAGGGGAAAAACTGCGCTGTGCAAATTCCCAAAGAGAGGTTTGACGTATCCAGCTGGTATGACCCAGATGACAACAAGGCGGGAAAATCCCGCACAGCCAAGGCTGCCCTCATTGACGG GTACAATGAGTTCGACCACAGGTTTTTCGGTATCAGTGACAGTGAAGTGCAACAAATGGATCCCCAACAAAAACAGCTCCTGCAGTGTGTATACCGGGCTTTAGAGAATGCAGGCATTCCAATGGAGAAGGCCAGCGGAACAAGGACAGGAGTGTTTTTTG GCATAATGAACAGAGATTATGAAACAAACGCAGCACAGGTACATCCGAGTGTGATCAACCACTGGACAGGCACAGGGCTCGCTATGAGCATTGCAGCAAACAGAGTCTCCTACATCTTCAACTTTACTGGACCCTCACTGTCCATAGACTGTGCCTGTTCATCATCTCTTGTTGCGCTGCATCTTGCCTGCCAATCCATTAAACTCG gtGACTCTGAGATGGCTGTATGTGGAGGAGTCAGCTGCATTATTGATCCAAGACTATTTGTTGCACTCAGCAAGGCCAGGATGATCTCCCCTGATGGAACCAGCAAACCTTTCTCCAGAGGAGCAGATGGCTACGGCAGAGGGGAGGGCTGTGGGGTTGTTCTCCTGAAGCCCCTTAAAAAG GCTCTCCAAGACCGTGATAATATCTGGGGTGTCATCAGTAAAACAGCAGTAAACCAAGATGGACACTCTGTCACTCCAATCACCAAGCCCTCCATGACACAacaagaggagctgctcagaaGGGTCTATTCAGTTTCCGACCTGGAAAATGTTCAGTATATAGAAGCACATGGGACAGGAACTCCAGCTGGAGACCCAACAGAGGCAGGGAGCATTTCAAATGTCATTGCTAAAGCCAGACCTCCTGGTTCAAAGCCACTGTGGATTGGCTCTGTGAAGAGCAACATTGGACACACTGAATCTGCAGCTGGAGTGGCCGGACTCATCAAGGTTCTCCTGATGATGAAGCATAAGACCATTGTTCCCTCAGTTTTCTACTCTGATGACAGTTCCAGTGTAGATGCCAAATCGTTGAACATCaaaattccccaaaaaacagaaaagtggaaaacaaGTAGAGTAAGAACTGCTGGAGTAAACAACTTTGGCTTTGGAGGGACAAACGCGCACGCCATTGTTACACAGCACATGCAACCATGTGCTGAGCAAAAAATTGATGAAAGGCAAGTGAACTATTTTGTCATGTCAGCCAATTCATTGAAGTCCCTTTCTATGACTATGGAAGACACCATCAAAAAGCTGGAGGCAGATGAGGAAGTTCACCTGCAGTCATTGTGTTACACATCAGCCTGCAGGAGAAGCCACCAAAAACATAAATTCAGAAAAGTCATTGAGATATCGTATATTACTGACCTTAAAGAGAAACTGAGAGCTTCTGTTGGAAAAAATGTCACCCCAGCCTCCTTGGATTCGAAGTTGGTTTTTGTCTTCTGTGGTAACGGTCTCACTTACCATGGTATGTGCAAGCAGCTCCTGGAAAAAGAGCCTGTGTTCAGAGAAAAGATTGCTGAGATTTCGCTGTGTTTCCAAAGTCTGGGCAGTCTTAACATTCTGAAGACACTTGAGAGTGAGACTGAGAGTAGTGACTTCAACAATCCAGATGTTATTCAGCCTCTTCTCTTTGCTATCCAGGTGGGGATTTCCACCTTACTGAAGCACTGGGGGGTGAAGCCTGATGCAGTTCTTGGGCACTCTGTTGGTGAAGTTGCAGCTGCTCACTGTTCTGGCCTCTTGTCTCTTGAAGATGCAGTGAAAGTCATATATTTCCGGAGCACTCTCCAGAGGAAAGTCACAGGAGGGACGATGCTTGTGGTCAGCAACATGCCTGTTTCAGAGGtatcatcttttcttcttccctaTGCTGGTAAAGTTTGTGTCGCTGCTTTCAACAGTCCTCAGTCTTGCACCCTTTCTGGTGATGCAAGTGCAATTGAGAACGTCCAGAAGGAGCTAAGTAACTCAGCTATCGGTCCAGATCTGTTCCTCCGCCTGCTTGATGTTCCCACTGCTTACCACAGCCACATAATGGACCCGATCCTATCAGATATTGAAAAGGCAATTGGCTCCTTGCACATGAATGAGCTTAACGCAGAGCTGTTTTCAACAGTAACAGGCAAGGAAGTTCAGCAGGGAGATTTCTGCACAGGCGAGTACTGGGCCCGAAACATTCGTGAGCCAGTGGCTTTTGAGCAGGCAGTGAGATCAGTAGCTAAAGATAAGAGGAGCTTAGTCTTTGTGGAGATAGGGCCAAGAAGGGCACTGCAAAGAAACATCGTGGAAACTCTGGGAAATGGCACAGCTGTTCTTGCCTCTGTGACGCCAAAGAAAGATCACGAATCAGTCAGGTCTGTTGTTTCTCAGCTTTTTGAACTCGGTGCTCCAGTAGACTGGAACACTTTCTACCGGGGCTATGAGACGATGCCACTGTCTTTCCCACAATACCAGTTTGATTGTTCACACAGAGATGTTATCATTGGAGCAGCACAGACAAATACACAAAGTGACCACCCAGTGCTCCATCAGACAGGAAATGGAAGCAACATTTTCACTTGTGATCTGAAGTCTGAATCCTCTTCCTACTTGACAGAGCACAAGCACAATGGGATACCCATCATCCCTGGTGCTTTCTATGCTGAGGTGGGTTTAGCTGCATTCATGGCAACTGCAAAACCAAAAGTACCCCTCAACTCCGTCCAGCTGAGTGTCAGTTTTCACAACCCATTTGTGTTGAGTCAGAAATCACCTGAACTTAAAGTGCAACTTGAACAAAAAGACCAAGAAACCACATTCACTATACATTCCCCTCCTGCTCTGTATGCATCAGGCACTGTCATTTTGAATGAAGAGAGGCTGCATGAGGAGTCATGCATTTCACTGAACTCCATCCAGAAACGATGCACATCTGTTGTGAGCTTTAAGGAGTTGTATGGTTATCTCTCTCAGGCGGGCTTCCAATATGGGGATGTATTCCAAAATAAAGCAGACATACATTATGGGGAAGAACTGAAGGAGGCTTTTGCACCCATCTCAGTTCCTGAGGAACTGATGTCTCAATTCTATGATTACCACATTCATCCCGTTGTGTTGGATTATCTGATGCAGCTTCTTCCAGTTACAGTTGAACACATCTTTGCTGGTAGACCAGGATTTCCTGCCAAAATAGGAAGTCTGAAAGTGTTTGAACCCTTGCAAAAGGAGATGATTGTTTATTTGCGAGCCACTGATGTGGGCACTAATCACTTTGAGGTCTGTGGCTGCTTTGCAGACAGGGAGGGGAGAGTGTTGGTTGAGGTTGAGCATGTGATGATCAAATACCTTGGCAGCCACTCTCATGTTGTTGAAGAGTATTTCTACCACAATGTCTACAGTGTAATCCCTGGTTTCagtcctgttcctcctccaaaGGCCCTGGTCTTCGGTGACCCTATTGGGATTGCTCAAGGTTTGCAACAGCATCTGGACTCGAATTCCAGATATGTTTCATTTACACATGCAAAAGAAATTTTGAGCAGTGGGTTTCCTTCTCTGTTGGAAAATCTCAACATCACAGATATTGAGAACAACTTTGATGAGGTCTTGTTTCTCTGGGGCAAAGAAAACCTCACCTCACATAGTGCCGATGTTGTTCTTCAGAACTTGACAAGCTGTTGTGAGGTTTTCCGCCAAATTGTCTTTCacctgaaaaaaatccatttccCAAACTCAATTAGAGCAGTAACATATTGTTCATCTGACATCACCGTAGACCACATAAATCCAGGTTTTGCTCTGGTTGGGATGACAAGATCTTTCGCTGCGGAGATACCAGAGCTTTCTTTTCAGCTCATTGATATAAGCACTGTCTCTGCCAAGGACATCGAGGCACTGTCTGAGGTCCTCAGGTCATATCCTTGCAGCAGCTACCCAGAGTTAGTGGTAAAAGATGGGCAGATATTGAAGCCCTCCGTTGTCCGTACCACTCCAGAAACTACTGACAGTTCAGAGGGCCATTACAACTCTTCAATGCCTGAAACATGTGTCTTTCAAACAAATGATGCATGCAATATGACTCAACTCAGTGCCATTCGCTTTGAACTGGATGCCAAGGAAATGAGTGAGACATCAGTGGAAATCCAACCAAGGAAACTGTGTGTCCATACATCTGATTATTTCCCTGTCAGTGCCTCACATCTAAAATTTGGTCAGACATTGTACTGGAACAAGCATTCATCTcagaaacacaagctgcttGCTCTTGACTTCAGTGGGACTGTTACGGCAGTGGGAAAAGATGTGAGGAAACTGAAAGTAGGAGACCATGTTGCTGTATGTTATCCTGTGGTGGCTACTAGTAAGGTGAGAGTCCCAGAAGATGTTTGTTACCGCACCAAAAGGTTCCCATAtcttgaaaaaacaccaaatgttTCCCACTTTGTCCTCGCATTCGAGATTGTTCATCGAGCATTGCCAAGAGCCAATTATCAAAATGATTTAGGGATCCTTTGCTCAGGGCTTAAATCTGCTCTGGTGAAGGTTTTGGCGTGTGCTTGTACCAAATCTGGCTGGAATGTAACAGTTAGCACACAGTTCAATGACTCTTTTGTCGATGTCAGGCACATGGAGCAAATGGAGGCATGTGTCATCTTGCCTCCATTGGATGAATCCCTGACTGCTAAAGTTTCGACATTTCCATGCATTCAACATGTTGTGATCATCTGTGAATGTCCAACACAGAGTGTGAAAACTCAGGAAGTGATTGAAAGCTTAAAGGGCAGTGTTCATGTACACACAATCCAGGTGtcagatattttccaaaagggatACCTGAGAGCACACAAGCCACACATTCAACACTGGTTAAAGTCCCTGAATTTTGACAGGACTCTTCGAAACTTtacttttcagtgtgaaaagtcTGGAAGCAGATGCCTTGATTCAGAGAAACCACAGTCATACTTTCGCGCAAAGAAACTGGCTATAGTGACTCTCGAAAAGGGTGATGACCGGAAGCTGTCTGCTATTCCACTGTTGCCAACAGACACACTGCTTTTTCGAAAGAGAGCCGTGTATATAGTCTCAGGAGGCCTTTCAGGTCTGGGCTTTGAAACTGTAAAGTTCATTTCTCAAAGAGGCGGTGAGTACATAGTAATACTCTCAAGGAGCAAACCAAAACCTGATGTACAACAAGAGATACTCAATGTGGAGAAACAGTGTGGCAGCAGCATCACCAGCATGGAGTGTGACATATCTGTTTCTGACCATGTGGACAAGGTTATTTCTGCCATCAACCTTAAGTTTCCCGGTTGTCCAATTAGGGGAGTGTTTCACAGTGCAGTTGTCTTGCGTGATGGGCTGATTGAAACTCTTGACAGATCTCTGTACGAGGAGGTTTTTAGACCCAAAATCAATGGTGTCCTGAATCTGCATCATGCAACGCAGAAGTGCGAGTTGGACTATTTTGTGTGCTACTCCTCCGTCTCTGCTTTTCTGGGAAATCCATCCCAAACAAACTATGCAGCAGCCAATACTTTTTTAGACCTGTTTTGTCAGTACAGGCGCAAGCTTGGGCTGCCTGGACAGTCTATCAACTGGGGTGCCATGAACCTCGGCTTGCTTTTGAACAAAGAACATTTCCAGCGATTTCTGGTGGCAAAAGGCATAATGGTTTTAGACGTGGCTGAGGTTCATACAAGCTTGGAGCAATGTCTTGTACTCAACCGACCCCAACAAGCTGTGTGCAGGTTTCATTTCAGGAACATCCGCAACAACATCCTCTCTCAAAATAGAGCCCTGAAAATGCGTCTGTCAGCATTAGTTGAGGAGGTTCTCCAAAAATCCAAACAGATGGAGTGTGAAGATATAAAAGCTGATGTTGTCTCACCAAAACTCTATGTGATCTCTCTGCTAAGTGAGACCATAGGCCTGGATCAGAGTGAGCTGGGAGATGACACAAATCTGTCCTCCTTGGGCATTGACTCCATGCAGGCCATGACTCTGCAAAATCTGATCTTTCAGGAGAGAGGTGTGAATGTGCCTTTGGTGAAACTATTGGATCCTGATGCTACAATATCAACAGTGATCACCATACTGAGTGAAGCAGCTCAGG ATGTCCCGCACTCGCCTAA GGCCGTGCCGAACGCGGATGTGACCTCTTCTCCTCCAATGCGGCCGATCCACCTGCGATCTCCTGCCAACGTCCAGTGTGTCGAGCCGATCgtcaacccccccacccccacgaTGGCTGGTCCACCTGAAATGGCCTGTCGCCATCACAAGTCGCGGGGCATCGGGGCTACCGGGCTCGCTGTGGCTGCGGCCAAGCGCCCCAGAAATTCTAAAGAGCAACGTGCTCTACACCACACCGCACTCGCATCGCTGTGGCGAGCGGTGCGCAGCTGTGACCCCTCTACGACGGCAGCGGCCGACGCAGGTCCTCTCACCTCCGACCACTGGCAGCCGCGGCGAGCCCGGCTGCCAGTGGTCGTGGGACTCTGA